The following coding sequences are from one Streptomyces sp. NBC_01232 window:
- the recG gene encoding ATP-dependent DNA helicase RecG — MEHVPALDEDLKKTLGPATAKVLAEQLGLHTALDLLHHYPRRYAERGELTSLAELADQIDEHVTVVAQVADARILTFNGGRGKRLEVTITDGSGRLQLVFFGAGVHKPHKDLLPGTRAMFAGKVGMFNRKLQLSHPAYEPLGADASDRDAATAFAHQLIPIYPACAKLESWKIAKCVDAVLPSAQEAVDPLPPALREGRGLVPLTEALLKIHRPGTKADIEDARQRLKWDEAFVLQVALARRRHADSQLPAVPRRPVPGGLLDSFDAKLPFTLTDGQQKVSKEIFDDLATSHPMHRLLQGEVGSGKTMVALRAMLAVVDSGGQAAMLAPTEVLAQQHHRSITEMMGELAEGGMLGGSDQGTKVVLLTGSMGVPARRRALLDLVTGEAGIVIGTHALIEDKVQFHDLGLVVVDEQHRFGVEQRDALRSKGKQPPHLLVMTATPIPRTVAMTVFGDLETSVLDQLPAGRSPIATHVVPSKDKPHFLARAWERVREEVEKGHQAYVVCPRIGDGEDDPKKKAAEDDGDRRPPLAVVEIAEQLTRGPLAGMSVEVLHGRMDPADKDDVMRRFAAGEVKVLVATTVIEVGVNVPNSTAMVIMDADRFGVSQLHQLRGRVGRGSAPGLCLLVSEMHEASPARARLAAVAATLDGFELSRIDLEQRREGDVLGQAQSGVRSSLRMLAVIEDEEVIAEAREEATRVVAEDPALEGLPGLRTALDALLDTEREQYLEKG; from the coding sequence ATGGAACACGTGCCCGCGCTCGACGAAGACCTCAAGAAGACGCTCGGACCTGCCACCGCCAAGGTGCTGGCCGAGCAGCTCGGCCTGCACACGGCCCTGGACCTCCTCCACCACTACCCGAGAAGGTACGCGGAGCGCGGTGAACTGACCTCGCTGGCCGAGCTCGCCGATCAGATCGACGAGCACGTGACCGTCGTCGCGCAGGTCGCCGACGCCCGGATCCTGACCTTCAACGGGGGCCGCGGCAAGCGTCTGGAAGTGACCATCACCGACGGCAGCGGCCGGCTCCAGCTGGTCTTCTTCGGCGCCGGGGTCCACAAGCCGCACAAGGACCTGCTGCCGGGGACGCGCGCCATGTTCGCGGGCAAGGTCGGCATGTTCAACCGCAAGCTCCAGCTCTCCCACCCCGCCTACGAGCCGCTCGGCGCCGACGCCTCCGACCGGGACGCCGCGACCGCCTTCGCCCATCAGCTCATCCCGATCTACCCGGCCTGCGCGAAGCTGGAGTCCTGGAAGATCGCCAAGTGCGTGGACGCGGTGCTGCCCAGCGCCCAGGAGGCCGTGGACCCGCTGCCGCCCGCCCTGCGCGAGGGCCGCGGGCTGGTCCCGCTCACCGAGGCCCTCCTGAAGATCCACCGGCCGGGCACCAAGGCCGACATCGAGGACGCCCGCCAGCGCCTGAAGTGGGACGAGGCCTTCGTCCTCCAGGTCGCCCTGGCCCGCCGCCGCCACGCCGACTCCCAGCTCCCGGCCGTCCCCCGCCGCCCGGTCCCCGGCGGCCTGCTCGACTCGTTCGACGCCAAGCTGCCCTTCACCCTCACCGACGGCCAGCAGAAGGTCTCGAAGGAGATCTTCGACGACCTGGCCACCAGCCACCCCATGCACCGCCTCCTGCAGGGCGAGGTCGGAAGCGGGAAGACGATGGTGGCCCTGCGGGCCATGCTCGCCGTCGTCGACAGCGGCGGGCAGGCGGCCATGCTCGCGCCCACCGAGGTGCTCGCGCAGCAGCACCACCGCTCCATCACCGAGATGATGGGCGAGCTCGCCGAGGGGGGCATGCTCGGCGGCTCCGACCAGGGCACCAAGGTGGTGCTGCTCACCGGCTCCATGGGCGTGCCCGCCCGCCGCAGGGCACTGCTCGACCTGGTCACCGGCGAGGCCGGGATCGTGATCGGCACGCACGCGTTGATCGAGGACAAGGTGCAGTTCCACGACCTCGGCCTGGTGGTCGTGGACGAACAGCACCGCTTCGGGGTGGAGCAGCGCGACGCGCTGCGGTCCAAGGGGAAGCAGCCCCCGCACCTGCTGGTCATGACCGCGACCCCGATCCCGCGCACGGTCGCCATGACCGTCTTCGGCGACCTGGAGACCTCCGTCCTCGACCAGCTGCCGGCCGGACGCTCCCCGATCGCGACGCACGTGGTGCCCTCGAAGGACAAGCCGCACTTCCTCGCACGGGCCTGGGAACGGGTCCGCGAGGAGGTCGAGAAGGGGCACCAGGCGTATGTGGTCTGCCCCCGCATCGGCGACGGGGAGGACGACCCGAAGAAGAAGGCCGCCGAGGACGACGGCGACAGGCGGCCGCCGCTCGCGGTCGTGGAGATCGCCGAGCAGCTCACGCGCGGACCCCTGGCCGGGATGAGCGTCGAGGTGCTGCACGGCCGGATGGACCCCGCCGACAAGGACGACGTCATGCGCCGGTTCGCCGCCGGCGAGGTCAAGGTGCTGGTCGCCACCACCGTCATCGAGGTCGGGGTGAACGTCCCCAACTCCACCGCCATGGTCATCATGGACGCGGACCGGTTCGGCGTCTCCCAGCTCCACCAGCTGCGCGGCCGCGTCGGCCGCGGCTCCGCGCCCGGCCTGTGCCTGCTGGTCAGCGAGATGCACGAGGCCAGCCCCGCCCGGGCCCGGCTGGCCGCCGTCGCCGCCACCCTGGACGGCTTCGAGCTCTCCCGGATCGACCTGGAGCAGCGCCGCGAGGGAGACGTCCTCGGCCAGGCCCAGTCCGGGGTGCGCTCCTCGCTGCGCATGCTCGCCGTCATCGAGGACGAGGAGGTCATCGCCGAGGCACGGGAGGAGGCCACCCGCGTCGTCGCCGAGGACCCCGCCCTGGAGGGCCTGCCGGGCCTGCGGACCGCGCTGGACGCCCTGCTGGACACCGAGCGCGAGCAGTACCTGGAGAAGGGCTGA
- the rsmD gene encoding 16S rRNA (guanine(966)-N(2))-methyltransferase RsmD yields MTRVIAGSARGRRLAVPPGTGTRPTSDRMREGLFSTWESLHGVEGARVLDLYGGSGAVGLESLSRGAAHTLLVEADAKAAKAIRDNIRTLGLPGAEFRAGKAEQIVAARAAGDPYDIVFLDPPYAADSADLQEILLTLRSNGWITDDALVTVERSTRSGAFPWPEGFEPLRSRKYGEGTLWYGHAAFTGEDS; encoded by the coding sequence ATGACCCGCGTGATCGCCGGCAGTGCCCGCGGGCGACGGCTGGCCGTGCCCCCCGGCACCGGCACCCGGCCGACCTCGGACCGGATGCGCGAAGGCCTCTTCTCGACCTGGGAGTCGCTGCACGGCGTCGAAGGGGCCCGGGTTCTCGACCTGTACGGCGGCTCCGGCGCCGTCGGCCTGGAATCCCTCTCCCGGGGCGCGGCCCACACCCTGCTCGTCGAGGCCGACGCCAAGGCCGCCAAGGCGATCCGGGACAACATCCGGACCCTGGGCCTGCCCGGGGCGGAGTTCCGCGCCGGCAAGGCCGAGCAGATCGTGGCGGCCCGGGCCGCCGGGGACCCGTACGACATCGTCTTCCTGGACCCGCCGTACGCCGCGGACAGCGCGGACCTGCAGGAGATCCTCCTCACACTCCGGTCCAATGGCTGGATCACGGACGATGCGCTCGTCACCGTGGAGCGCAGCACCAGGAGCGGTGCCTTCCCGTGGCCCGAGGGCTTCGAGCCGCTCCGGTCTCGCAAGTACGGTGAGGGCACCCTGTGGTACGGCCACGCCGCTTTCACCGGCGAAGACTCATGA
- the coaD gene encoding pantetheine-phosphate adenylyltransferase produces the protein MRRAVCPGSFDPIHNGHLDIIGRASRLYDVVHVAVGINETKQGLFTVEERMELIREATADYGNIQVEAFRGLLVDFCKQRDIPAIVKGLRAVSDFDYELQMAQMNMGLSGVDTLFVPTIPTYSFLSSSLVKEVATWGGDVAHLLPAHVHAALLERLRNR, from the coding sequence TTGCGCCGCGCCGTCTGTCCGGGGTCCTTCGACCCCATCCACAACGGACACCTCGACATCATCGGACGCGCCTCGAGGCTCTACGACGTCGTCCACGTCGCCGTGGGGATCAACGAGACGAAGCAGGGCCTGTTCACCGTCGAGGAGCGGATGGAGCTGATCCGCGAGGCGACGGCCGACTACGGAAACATCCAGGTCGAGGCCTTCCGGGGCCTGCTCGTCGACTTCTGCAAGCAGCGGGACATCCCGGCCATCGTCAAGGGCCTGCGCGCGGTCAGCGATTTCGACTACGAGCTGCAGATGGCCCAGATGAACATGGGCCTGTCGGGCGTCGACACACTGTTCGTCCCGACCATTCCCACCTACAGCTTCCTGTCCTCCTCGCTGGTCAAGGAGGTCGCGACCTGGGGCGGCGACGTCGCCCACCTGCTGCCGGCGCACGTCCACGCGGCGCTCCTGGAGCGGCTGCGCAACCGCTGA
- a CDS encoding DivIVA domain-containing protein, whose translation MDVQKKLDEIVAAVGGARSMPMSASCVINRAELLAQLEEVREALPGSLAQAQELIGGREQMVEEARREAERIIDAAHNQRGSLISDTEIARRSQAEADRILDEARREAEEIRAEADDYVDSKLANFEVVLSKTIGSVDRGREKLLGRGPGLDEHGYPDMDAPERSDDPQTQRQQADAYVDTKLATFEAVLSKTLEAVGRGRQKLLGRVPSDDLGVHMAAQDAAGGPSSRSASDSDFLAGLAEPEPLHVQAPIPAQPEPVYDTYAYQQPAQPAAQQQDAYAYQDPYGGYQQQPDPYAAYQQQPDPYAAYQQQGHQQGQQQAQAGQPSLDETSLFDTSMINLDQLRQYEQGR comes from the coding sequence ATGGACGTGCAGAAGAAGCTCGACGAGATCGTCGCGGCCGTCGGCGGCGCCCGGTCCATGCCCATGTCGGCCTCCTGCGTGATCAACCGCGCCGAGCTGCTCGCGCAGCTCGAGGAGGTGCGCGAGGCGCTGCCCGGCTCGCTCGCGCAGGCCCAGGAGCTCATCGGCGGCCGCGAGCAGATGGTCGAGGAGGCCCGCCGGGAGGCGGAGCGGATCATCGACGCGGCCCACAACCAGCGCGGTTCGCTGATCTCCGACACCGAGATCGCGCGGCGCTCCCAGGCCGAGGCGGACCGGATCCTGGACGAGGCCCGCCGGGAGGCCGAGGAGATCAGGGCCGAGGCCGACGACTACGTCGACAGCAAGCTCGCGAACTTCGAGGTCGTGCTGAGCAAGACCATCGGTTCGGTGGACCGGGGCCGCGAGAAGCTCCTGGGCCGCGGCCCGGGCCTGGACGAGCACGGCTATCCGGACATGGACGCGCCCGAGCGCAGCGATGATCCGCAGACGCAGCGGCAGCAGGCCGACGCCTACGTGGACACCAAACTGGCGACCTTCGAGGCGGTGCTCTCCAAGACCCTGGAGGCCGTGGGCCGCGGCAGGCAGAAGCTCCTGGGCCGGGTCCCCTCGGACGACCTGGGCGTGCACATGGCCGCGCAGGACGCCGCGGGCGGACCGTCCTCCCGCTCGGCGAGCGACTCGGACTTCCTGGCGGGCCTGGCGGAGCCGGAGCCGCTGCACGTGCAGGCGCCCATCCCGGCGCAGCCGGAGCCCGTGTACGACACGTACGCCTACCAGCAGCCGGCGCAGCCCGCCGCCCAGCAGCAGGACGCGTACGCCTACCAGGACCCGTACGGCGGCTACCAGCAGCAGCCGGACCCGTACGCGGCCTACCAGCAGCAGCCCGACCCCTACGCGGCCTACCAGCAGCAGGGCCACCAGCAGGGCCAGCAGCAGGCACAGGCCGGACAGCCCTCGCTCGACGAGACCAGCCTGTTCGACACCAGCATGATCAACCTGGACCAGCTGCGTCAGTACGAACAGGGGCGCTAG
- a CDS encoding YceD family protein: MLPWGGGIFDLQRSVKAGTALNTRLDHRNPLVFDTHELGRRPGAMQRLSREIAAPADFGLVGVIGVPEGAPVKLRLRLESVMEGVLVTGTARASAVGECVRCLESVERELKADFQEMFSYPDADDRSRSKAEPADDAEDDEDTLYLEDGLFDLEPVLRDVVVLALPMQPVCREDCLGLCPDCGLSLNDDPDHHHDAVDIRWAALQGLVVTDQDDEKDNMSGTASDGVQGAAEKQEK; this comes from the coding sequence ATGCTGCCCTGGGGCGGCGGAATTTTTGATCTTCAGCGATCTGTGAAAGCAGGAACGGCCCTGAATACCCGCCTCGACCACCGCAACCCCCTCGTGTTCGACACGCACGAGCTGGGCCGGCGTCCTGGTGCCATGCAGCGGCTGTCCCGTGAGATCGCGGCACCGGCGGACTTCGGTCTCGTCGGCGTCATCGGAGTGCCGGAAGGCGCCCCGGTGAAGCTCAGGCTCCGCCTGGAGTCGGTCATGGAAGGGGTGCTTGTCACAGGCACCGCCCGTGCGTCGGCCGTAGGGGAGTGCGTAAGGTGTCTGGAGTCCGTCGAGCGCGAGCTCAAGGCGGACTTCCAGGAGATGTTCTCGTACCCTGACGCCGACGACCGGAGCCGCTCCAAGGCGGAACCGGCCGACGACGCCGAGGACGACGAGGACACGCTCTACCTCGAGGACGGCTTGTTCGACCTCGAACCCGTGCTGCGGGATGTGGTGGTGCTTGCACTGCCCATGCAGCCGGTGTGCCGGGAGGACTGTCTCGGACTGTGCCCCGATTGCGGGCTCAGCCTGAACGACGACCCGGACCACCACCATGACGCCGTCGACATCCGTTGGGCGGCATTGCAGGGACTCGTCGTGACCGATCAGGACGACGAGAAGGACAACATGAGCGGCACTGCCTCTGACGGAGTTCAGGGCGCCGCCGAGAAGCAGGAGAAGTAG
- the rpmF gene encoding 50S ribosomal protein L32, which translates to MAVPKRKMSRSNTRHRRSQWKAAVPTLVSCERCQEPKLQHIACPSCGTYNKRQVLEV; encoded by the coding sequence GTGGCTGTTCCGAAGCGGAAGATGTCGCGCAGCAACACGCGCCACCGCCGGTCGCAGTGGAAGGCTGCGGTCCCCACCCTGGTTTCGTGCGAGCGTTGCCAGGAGCCGAAGCTCCAGCACATTGCGTGCCCGAGCTGCGGCACCTACAACAAGCGCCAGGTCCTCGAGGTCTGA
- the rnc gene encoding ribonuclease III: MSELSNAEKQADSNNAASSHTLLEGRLGYQLESALLVRALTHRSYAYENGGLPTNERLEFLGDSVLGLVVTDTLYTTHPDLPEGQLAKLRAAVVNSRALAEVGRGLELGSFIRLGRGEEGTGGRDKASILADTLEAVIGAVYLDQGLDAASELVHRLFDPLIEKSSNLGAGLDWKTSLQELTAAEGLGVPEYLVSETGPDHEKTFTAAARVGGVSYGTGTGRSKKEAEQQAAESAWRGIRAAADERTAAAAVAAAAPAEVSASAEAVDGGVPTPADSAPDA, from the coding sequence ATGTCTGAGCTGTCCAACGCTGAGAAGCAGGCAGACAGTAACAACGCGGCCTCGTCCCACACGCTTCTGGAAGGGCGGCTCGGGTATCAACTCGAGTCCGCCCTTCTGGTGCGTGCACTGACCCACCGCTCGTACGCGTACGAGAACGGCGGTCTGCCCACCAACGAACGCCTGGAGTTCCTCGGGGACTCCGTGCTGGGACTGGTGGTCACGGACACGCTGTACACGACCCACCCGGATCTCCCCGAAGGCCAGCTGGCCAAGCTTCGGGCCGCGGTGGTCAACTCGCGCGCACTGGCGGAGGTCGGGCGCGGCCTCGAACTCGGCTCCTTCATCCGGCTCGGCCGGGGCGAAGAGGGCACGGGCGGCCGGGACAAGGCCTCCATCCTCGCCGACACCCTTGAAGCGGTGATCGGCGCGGTTTACCTCGATCAGGGCCTCGACGCGGCCTCGGAGCTGGTTCACCGGCTCTTCGACCCGCTCATCGAGAAGTCCTCGAACCTCGGGGCCGGCCTGGACTGGAAGACCAGTCTCCAGGAACTCACGGCGGCCGAAGGCCTTGGCGTGCCCGAGTACCTGGTCTCCGAGACAGGTCCGGACCACGAGAAGACCTTCACTGCTGCCGCTCGCGTCGGTGGTGTCTCGTACGGCACCGGCACCGGCCGCAGCAAGAAGGAAGCGGAACAGCAGGCTGCGGAGTCCGCATGGCGCGGAATCCGTGCCGCCGCGGACGAGCGGACCGCGGCGGCAGCCGTCGCCGCCGCCGCTCCGGCCGAGGTATCGGCTTCGGCCGAGGCCGTGGACGGCGGGGTGCCGACGCCCGCCGACTCGGCGCCGGACGCCTGA